CGGTGGCAAACGCTGCAGGTCGGCGGTCGTCGGGTCCTGATCGACACTTCTCACAACGCGGAAGGCGCGCAGGTGCTCGATGCCAACCTGGCCGAGCTGCGGCGCGAGACCGGCCACCGGCCCGTCGTGGTGACGGGCGTGCTGGGCGCCGCCCGCGCGCGGCCTTTGCTGGAAGTGCTCGGCCGGCACGCCTCCGCCCTGCATCTCGTCGTCCCCGCGCAGTCCCGGGCCTGCGGCTTCGAGGCACTCGAGGCGCTGTTGCCGGCGGAGTGGCGGGGGCGGGCGGTGCGGGACGAGATCGCGCGGATCTTTCCGGCTCCGGGCCTCTGCCTGTCCGGTGTGCCGCTCGAGGTCCCCCTCGTTGTCACGGGCTCGATCTATCTCGCCGGCGAAGTGCTTGCGCGGCTCGAGCCGCAGCGCGGGCCGCTCGAATCCGACCTGCAGGACTTCTAGCGGCTCGCGGCGGCGCGGGCGGGAGAGGTGGGCAGAGCCAGATCCCGTGAACCTGCGTCCGGGCCTGGCTCCTCCTGGCTTGTCACTGGGGCCAGACTGAGGCTGGTATCGCCTCCTGCCATGAGCCAGCCGCTCCCGAACCTGGATGGGTTGCGCATTGCGCGTGAGAATGCGCCGCGCCGCCGCTCGGCCCTTTTGCCTGTTGCCCTCGCCGCCGTCGCGGCGGTCCTCGTCGCGGGAGGCACGTGGTGGTATTCGCGCAGCCGCGCCGTCGAGGTCCGCGTCGCTGTCGCGCGCGAGGCGGCCGCCACGAGCGCCGACCCGGGCGTTGTCCTCAACGCGTCGGGCTACGTGGTGGCCCGCCGCGAGGCGACCGTGTCCTCCAAAGTCACCGGCCGTGTCGCCGGTATCCTCATCGAGGAGGGCATGACCGTGACCGAGGGCCAGGTGCTCGCCCGGCTCGACGACACCAACGTGCGCGCCAGCTTCGATCTGGCCCAGGCTCAGGTAAACGCCGCCCGGGCCGCGTTGGGCGAAACCCGCGCCCACCTGCGCGAGGCGGAACTCGATCTCAAGCGCCAGCGGCAGTTGCGCACGCAGGCCGTTGCCGCCCAGGCCGAGCTTGATCGCGCGGAGGCGGCCACCGACGCGTTGCGCGCCCGGCTCGAGCAGCAGCAGGCCGAACTTGCCGTCGCCGAGCGCAACGCCGCGGTCTGGCAGCAGCAGCTCGACGATATGGAAATCCGCGCGCCGTTCGCCGGCACCGTCACCTCCAAGAACGCCCAGCCGGGCGAAATGATCTCCCCGATGTCG
The Opitutus sp. ER46 DNA segment above includes these coding regions:
- a CDS encoding efflux RND transporter periplasmic adaptor subunit encodes the protein MSQPLPNLDGLRIARENAPRRRSALLPVALAAVAAVLVAGGTWWYSRSRAVEVRVAVAREAAATSADPGVVLNASGYVVARREATVSSKVTGRVAGILIEEGMTVTEGQVLARLDDTNVRASFDLAQAQVNAARAALGETRAHLREAELDLKRQRQLRTQAVAAQAELDRAEAATDALRARLEQQQAELAVAERNAAVWQQQLDDMEIRAPFAGTVTSKNAQPGEMISPMSTGGFTRTGICTIVDMQSLEIEIDVNESYINRVRAGQPVEATLDAYPEWRIPCHVVAIIPTADRNKSTVRVRIGFEALDPRILPEMSAKVGFREAASGVVGPSSARRGVLVPRAAVISDGGRAVVLVVSGSVAERRAVTVAAGQGEDALVTAGLAAGERVILRPPPGLTDGTRVDLLTP